A region of the Lysobacter sp. K5869 genome:
GGACTGGTACTGCGAATGGCTCAGCGCCGCTTCCCAATCCCAGTTCGCGCCCCAGCGGCCCTTGAAGCCGGTGGTGAGGCTGAAGGTCTTTTGCCGAGTGCGGATGTCGCCATTGGTGAGGCCGCCCATCTCTTCCGGAGTGAACTGGCGCTGCCAGAACTCGACCTGCTCGGTGGCCCGGTTGTAGAAGTAGCCGCTCTCGTCGCCGTTGGGCGCCTGATAGCTCCAGCCGGTCACGTCGCGGAACATCGACAGTTCGTGATAGCCCAGCTGCACGTCGGCGAACCACTCGGTGTCGTTGCCGAAGCGGTAGCTCAGCGAGCCGTAGGCATTGAGCCCGCGGCGCTTGCTGATGATGGTGCCGTAGCCGATGGAACGGTCGCTACCGCAGTAATAGCCGGGCTCGCCGTCGGCGCCGTAGTTGGCGCGCGAGGCACGGTAGGTGCTGCCGCCGTTGAGCGAGGACAGGCCGTCGCAGGCCGCGCCCGGGTCGAGGTATTCGTCGTCCCAGTTGGTGCGCAGGAACACCCGACGCGGCGCGCGGCTGCCGGCGGTGGGGCCGTCCAGGGTCGAATCCTGGCGCGAGCGGTCGTAGGCCCACAGCGGGTTCTGCACCTGCAGTTCGGCGCCGTAGATCGCGGTGAAGCGGTCGTTGCTGAAGCCGCTGGACACGCTCAGGTCGAACGATTCGGCGCCGCCGCGGGTGGCGTCGCCCATGCGCACGTCGACCGTGGTGCCGTCGGCCTGCTTCTTGAGGATGAAGTTGACCACGCCGGAAATCGCGTCGGAGCCGTAGATGGCCGAGGCGCTGCCGGTCAGGATCTCGATCCGCTCGACCATGCCCAGCGGAATATTGGAAATGTCGGTGAAGTTGCTGCGGCCCTTGAACGGCATCGGAAAGTCGGCGATGCGGCGGCCGTTGACCAAGACCAGGGTGTGGTTCGGGCCGAGGCCACGCAGATCGACCTGCTGCGCGCCGGGCGAGAAGTCGGCGCCGCTGGCCGATTGCTGGCTCTGGGTTTCGCCGCCGTTCTGGGTCATCGCCCGCAGCACGTCGGGCACCGAGGTGAAGCCGTTGGCTTTGATTTCCTGCGCGGTCATCACCGTGACCGGCGCCGGGCCTTCGATCTGCGCGCGCGGAATGCGCGAACCGGTGACCTGGATGGTTTCCAGGTCGGTGGCCGATACCGGCTCCGGCGAAGCGCCGCCGGTGGCGGCCTGCGCGCGCGGCGCGGCCGCGGCCGGCTTGGGCTTGGGTTTGGCGGCGTCCTTGACGATCACCATGCCGCCGGACGGATCGCGGCGGGCGACGAAGCCGCTGCCGTGCAGCAGCCGGTCGAGCGCGTCGCCGGCCGGCATCGTGCCGCTGACGCCGGCCGTGCGCAGGCCGCGCAGCTGATCGGCGGAATAGACGAACTGCGCGCCGGACTGGCGCGCCAACGCATCCAGCGCGGCCGACAGATCGCCGGCCGGGACATCCACCCGCGCCGGCGTCCCCTGCGCCTGCGCGGACAAAGCGGCGGAACACGCCAAGGTCAACAGCAGTACACGCAACCCACGAACGCCACGCAGCATCAGGCTCCCCTCCCCATCGGCGCTCGTGAAGCGCCGTTGTGTATGTCAGACGAACGAAGTCGGCAAATCCCGCATGCGGCGGCGGAAAAGGTTCCGGGCCGCGAGGGGCGCGTAGTGTGCCGGGGCGGTGTCGGGGCGAACAGAGACGCGGGCCTCATCCGCTCCCTGCTTTCGCAAGCGCAGG
Encoded here:
- a CDS encoding TonB-dependent receptor; translation: MLRGVRGLRVLLLTLACSAALSAQAQGTPARVDVPAGDLSAALDALARQSGAQFVYSADQLRGLRTAGVSGTMPAGDALDRLLHGSGFVARRDPSGGMVIVKDAAKPKPKPAAAAPRAQAATGGASPEPVSATDLETIQVTGSRIPRAQIEGPAPVTVMTAQEIKANGFTSVPDVLRAMTQNGGETQSQQSASGADFSPGAQQVDLRGLGPNHTLVLVNGRRIADFPMPFKGRSNFTDISNIPLGMVERIEILTGSASAIYGSDAISGVVNFILKKQADGTTVDVRMGDATRGGAESFDLSVSSGFSNDRFTAIYGAELQVQNPLWAYDRSRQDSTLDGPTAGSRAPRRVFLRTNWDDEYLDPGAACDGLSSLNGGSTYRASRANYGADGEPGYYCGSDRSIGYGTIISKRRGLNAYGSLSYRFGNDTEWFADVQLGYHELSMFRDVTGWSYQAPNGDESGYFYNRATEQVEFWQRQFTPEEMGGLTNGDIRTRQKTFSLTTGFKGRWGANWDWEAALSHSQYQSSISWPQIVAAKANALFLGPQLGTDDDGFPVFDADPSRLYRPLTRSEYDSIAQRTVYQPKSRTDTLSLTFTNTELFQMPAGAAGFAGTVEVGNQSYNLRPDPLATQYYYYSWRDSDGHGSRDRWAAAGELRLPLFERLNLSVAGRYDEYRYSGNTIDKFTYSAGLEWRPLDTLLLRGSYGTAFRAPDLHYVFAGEGNSEATGIDYYRCRSEEPGVDYADCSYSDENVIVTRRGNRKLDPETSTAWTAGVVWSPLPNLDFSLDYYDIDLRRQVQDLRLDSVLRDEADCRLGQRADGSALDANSPTCVDARARVTRGADGRLYGAYVNPINIASERTSGVDFTARWRWETSVGTFRFSGNYSWVREHESQQYAGDRVEDQFAVNSGFDIPRSKASASVSWERDRWTATVHGERLGKLPNYASYSENYDPADGDSPWIGATYRYNLSLQYRFTDHNQLSVSVTNLFDKMPPRDKGYTSYPYYDVSWFDALGRQVFVQYTHKFGGAPL